A stretch of the Vulcanisaeta souniana JCM 11219 genome encodes the following:
- a CDS encoding YkgJ family cysteine cluster protein, which yields MKTFLCLRCDECCYFDNEERGPILFEDELTRIRALAKSRGFDIKYRELSINGMKVYRWLIRGYCPFYDKGGKSCTIHAVKPLACRMYPLLYNPSTGEVLISKECRWVSETINSGEEVGLESFPNETRALETALSRLYRVSIKIHE from the coding sequence ATGAAGACCTTTCTATGCCTAAGATGTGATGAATGTTGTTACTTCGATAATGAGGAAAGAGGACCCATACTATTTGAGGACGAATTAACTAGAATAAGGGCTCTTGCTAAGTCCAGGGGTTTCGATATTAAGTACCGTGAGTTATCAATTAATGGCATGAAGGTGTATAGGTGGTTAATAAGAGGTTATTGCCCATTTTATGATAAAGGGGGCAAGTCATGCACGATACATGCAGTGAAACCCCTTGCCTGTAGGATGTACCCATTGCTGTATAATCCAAGCACTGGGGAGGTATTAATATCAAAGGAGTGTAGGTGGGTAAGTGAGACAATTAATTCGGGTGAAGAGGTGGGGCTTGAAAGCTTTCCCAATGAGACTAGGGCGCTTGAGACGGCATTATCACGATTGTACAGAGTTAGTATTAAAATCCATGAATAG
- a CDS encoding DegT/DnrJ/EryC1/StrS family aminotransferase — protein sequence MQELPAIEGGKPIRPNPLRYKPWITDDDIKLVIDVLKSGQLSAIGGRWNTALEQELTKYLSTRHAITVSNGTTALHVALKAVGVGPGDEVITTPFTFAASATTILHSNAIPVFADINKETLNIDPASIEEAITDRTKAIVVVHLAGYPAEMNDIMKIAQERGLYVIEDTAQALGAAYRGKMAGSIGHVGTLSFYPTKTITTGEGGAVVTNDDEIARSAKLLRNHGETGKYYYELIGYNYRMTEFQAALGYSQLMRIEEIIRHKETFAKVLMEEIQDVENDLIQFPRPKPYIRHAWHLFQLLLNLEKLRVSRDRVVDALRAEGIEASTVAYPIPLHKEPIIMNMANHGKGCPWSCPYYGKKVSYGPLPNAEWAAERVVTILLGPLYTTEDAVDTAKAIKRVLNYYRR from the coding sequence ATGCAGGAGTTACCTGCAATAGAAGGCGGAAAGCCCATTAGGCCTAACCCACTTCGTTATAAGCCCTGGATAACTGATGATGATATAAAATTGGTTATTGACGTCCTTAAGTCGGGACAATTATCCGCAATAGGTGGTAGGTGGAACACGGCCCTCGAACAGGAATTAACCAAGTACCTAAGTACCAGGCACGCGATTACTGTTTCCAATGGAACAACAGCCCTGCATGTCGCGCTTAAGGCCGTGGGTGTTGGGCCTGGTGATGAAGTTATAACAACGCCATTCACGTTCGCCGCATCGGCAACAACAATCCTCCACTCGAATGCAATACCCGTGTTCGCGGATATAAATAAAGAAACCCTCAACATAGACCCAGCATCCATTGAGGAAGCCATTACTGACAGAACCAAGGCAATAGTTGTTGTTCATCTGGCGGGGTATCCAGCTGAGATGAATGATATAATGAAGATTGCGCAGGAAAGGGGTCTATATGTCATTGAGGATACGGCCCAGGCCCTAGGCGCTGCCTATAGAGGAAAAATGGCTGGCTCAATAGGTCATGTGGGTACCCTGAGCTTCTACCCAACAAAAACAATAACTACCGGCGAGGGTGGTGCAGTGGTTACTAATGATGATGAAATAGCAAGGAGTGCAAAGCTATTGAGAAATCACGGGGAAACCGGTAAGTATTACTACGAATTAATTGGTTATAATTATAGGATGACTGAGTTCCAAGCAGCACTTGGTTATTCACAATTGATGCGTATCGAGGAGATAATTAGGCATAAGGAGACCTTCGCTAAGGTACTCATGGAGGAGATCCAGGATGTGGAGAACGATCTTATTCAGTTCCCACGCCCCAAACCATACATAAGGCATGCCTGGCACTTATTTCAATTACTTCTCAACCTTGAGAAGCTGAGGGTAAGTAGAGACAGGGTCGTCGACGCGCTCAGGGCTGAAGGAATTGAAGCATCAACCGTGGCTTATCCAATACCCCTCCATAAGGAACCAATAATAATGAACATGGCAAACCATGGAAAGGGATGCCCCTGGTCATGCCCATACTACGGTAAGAAGGTGAGCTATGGACCATTACCAAATGCCGAGTGGGCCGCTGAACGTGTCGTCACAATATTACTTGGACCATTATATACAACTGAGGATGCCGTCGATACTGCGAAGGCTATAAAACGCGTTCTTAATTACTATAGAAGATAA